In the Pelomicrobium methylotrophicum genome, one interval contains:
- the egtD gene encoding L-histidine N(alpha)-methyltransferase: MANERSGLHHSVLAVPRGARPLAPGAVMHVQAPVVDRFREDVLAGLARVPKRVPPKYFYDERGSRLFEAICELPEYPITRVETALMQRHSEEMAACLGKDVWLIEYGSGNSRKSRLLLEALRPAVYMPIDISVEMLERTARELALRYPWLRIEAVWADYAEAWELPPVAAGARRVAYFPGSSIGNFDPEEARRFLASAARLVGAGGGMLIGIDLKRGVDRLTRAYDDPQGVTAQFNLNLLVRINRELQGDFVLERFRHVAFYNEARGRVEMHLQSITHQQVAVAGRRFGFFAGEAMHTENSYKYSVEEFEELARTAGFSPRRRWLAGEDPFAVLYLEAA, encoded by the coding sequence ATGGCGAACGAACGCTCCGGCCTCCATCATTCAGTCCTTGCGGTCCCCCGGGGCGCACGCCCTCTCGCCCCGGGGGCGGTGATGCACGTGCAGGCGCCGGTCGTCGACCGTTTCCGCGAAGACGTGCTGGCAGGCCTGGCGAGGGTCCCCAAGCGCGTTCCACCCAAGTATTTCTACGACGAGCGCGGCAGCCGGCTGTTTGAGGCGATTTGCGAGCTGCCCGAATATCCCATCACTCGCGTCGAGACGGCGCTGATGCAACGCCACAGCGAGGAAATGGCGGCGTGCCTGGGAAAGGACGTCTGGCTGATCGAGTACGGAAGCGGCAACAGCCGCAAGTCGCGGCTGCTCCTGGAGGCGCTGCGGCCCGCGGTGTACATGCCCATCGACATTTCGGTGGAGATGTTGGAACGCACGGCTCGGGAGCTCGCCCTGCGCTATCCGTGGCTGCGCATCGAGGCGGTGTGGGCCGACTACGCCGAGGCGTGGGAGCTGCCGCCAGTGGCCGCCGGCGCTCGCCGGGTCGCCTACTTTCCCGGCTCGAGCATTGGCAACTTCGATCCCGAGGAAGCCCGGCGGTTTCTGGCGAGCGCAGCGCGGCTGGTCGGTGCGGGCGGAGGGATGTTGATCGGCATCGACTTGAAACGAGGCGTGGACCGGCTCACGCGAGCCTACGACGATCCGCAGGGCGTGACGGCCCAGTTCAACTTGAACCTGTTGGTGCGCATCAACCGGGAACTCCAGGGCGACTTCGTCCTCGAGCGCTTCCGGCACGTGGCTTTCTACAACGAAGCGCGCGGCCGCGTCGAGATGCACCTGCAGAGCATCACTCACCAGCAGGTGGCCGTGGCTGGACGCCGCTTTGGTTTCTTCGCCGGCGAGGCCATGCATACCGAGAACTCCTACAAATACTCGGTGGAGGAGTTCGAGGAATTGGCGCGGACGGCGGGATTCTCGCCCCGGCGGCGCTGGCTCGCCGGGGAGGATCCGTTCGCGGTGCTGTACCTGGAGGCGGCCTGA
- a CDS encoding LutC/YkgG family protein, with the protein MGSRDEILSRIRKALRRSGGGAPLEAREAVRRALEAHAPGPRPPLDGERVERFRERALAMACTVDRVDALETVPATVAAYLSNQGLPLRAVVWPALASWGWEAAGIAVESRRPVGEDEVGITGAFCAVAETGTLVMLSGPDTPPSVSLVPHTHVAVVPVERIVDGLEDAWALVRGERGALPRALNLISGPSRTADIEQTVTLGAHGPSRVHVVIVG; encoded by the coding sequence ATGGGCTCCCGGGACGAAATCCTGAGCCGCATTCGCAAGGCTCTGCGGCGAAGCGGCGGCGGTGCGCCGCTGGAGGCGCGGGAGGCGGTACGCCGCGCCTTGGAGGCCCACGCGCCCGGCCCGCGCCCGCCGTTGGACGGGGAGCGGGTGGAACGCTTTCGCGAACGGGCGCTCGCCATGGCCTGCACCGTCGACCGCGTGGACGCCCTGGAGACGGTGCCGGCCACCGTGGCCGCCTATCTTTCTAACCAAGGCCTTCCGCTGCGGGCGGTGGTGTGGCCGGCGCTGGCTTCCTGGGGCTGGGAGGCTGCGGGCATCGCGGTGGAGAGCCGGCGCCCCGTCGGGGAGGACGAGGTGGGCATCACCGGCGCTTTCTGCGCCGTGGCCGAGACCGGGACGCTGGTGATGCTTTCCGGTCCCGACACGCCGCCCTCGGTGAGCCTGGTGCCCCACACCCACGTCGCCGTGGTGCCGGTGGAGCGCATCGTCGATGGGCTGGAGGACGCCTGGGCGCTCGTGCGCGGCGAGCGGGGCGCCTTGCCGCGGGCCCTGAACCTGATCTCGGGCCCTTCGCGCACGGCTGACATCGAGCAGACCGTCACGCTGGGTGCCCACGGCCCTTCCCGCGTGCACGTGGTCATCGTGGGCTAA
- the soxA gene encoding sulfur oxidation c-type cytochrome SoxA, with amino-acid sequence MKLIAPCIAAVLATLGCIASASAAEGGKRSAAPLETEKPAAPVPWSRYAAWPQANWDKFNTLRTNASPSVDGYQRVFGPIEDGNPENGKKLAFDRSRGGGCLACHILPGGTLPGNVGPDLSTIGTWGRTDWWLYNYIYDPRVFNANSMMPPWGRHGVFSPEEIRDIVAYLKTLKTPAQFKDPRDNPNQRVKEEPAYDPDDPFQNPAWGEGERGEKLFATPGPNGKSCASCHKDPKKEFRTWAARMPYYEPRMKKVLNTEEFITRHARATTGAEYLMESAENNQLSIYLRSLGRGVPINIQFRTAEEKAHAQRGKELMSRKIGQLNFACTDCHGLAANKWIRGQYLGPSKDQVGHHPYYRTSQGDIWTIRKRFQWCGVAIRANELPPDAPEYADIEYYLTSLSNGKKVNTPSMGH; translated from the coding sequence ATGAAGCTGATCGCGCCATGCATAGCGGCAGTGCTTGCGACCCTGGGCTGCATTGCGTCGGCATCCGCGGCGGAAGGCGGCAAGCGCAGCGCCGCGCCCCTCGAGACGGAGAAGCCGGCAGCGCCGGTGCCTTGGAGCCGGTATGCCGCCTGGCCCCAGGCCAACTGGGACAAGTTCAACACGCTGCGCACCAACGCTTCCCCCTCCGTCGACGGCTACCAGCGGGTGTTCGGACCGATCGAGGACGGAAACCCGGAAAACGGCAAGAAGCTCGCGTTCGACCGGTCGCGCGGCGGCGGCTGCCTCGCCTGTCACATCCTGCCCGGGGGGACGCTGCCGGGCAACGTGGGGCCGGATCTTTCCACCATCGGCACCTGGGGGCGCACCGACTGGTGGCTCTATAACTACATCTACGATCCACGGGTCTTCAATGCGAACAGCATGATGCCGCCGTGGGGCCGCCACGGGGTGTTCTCGCCGGAGGAGATCCGCGACATCGTGGCTTATCTCAAAACGCTGAAGACGCCGGCGCAGTTCAAGGACCCCCGCGACAATCCGAACCAGCGCGTGAAAGAGGAGCCGGCGTATGATCCGGACGATCCGTTTCAGAATCCAGCCTGGGGAGAAGGGGAGCGGGGCGAGAAGTTGTTCGCCACGCCGGGCCCCAACGGCAAGTCCTGCGCCTCCTGCCACAAGGACCCGAAGAAAGAATTCCGCACCTGGGCGGCGCGGATGCCATACTACGAGCCGCGCATGAAGAAGGTGCTGAACACGGAGGAGTTCATCACGCGCCACGCGCGGGCCACCACCGGCGCCGAGTACCTCATGGAAAGCGCCGAGAACAACCAGCTTTCGATCTATCTGCGCAGCCTCGGGCGCGGCGTGCCGATCAACATCCAGTTCCGCACCGCCGAGGAGAAGGCCCACGCCCAGCGGGGCAAGGAACTCATGTCGCGCAAGATCGGGCAGCTTAACTTCGCCTGCACCGACTGCCACGGGCTTGCCGCGAACAAGTGGATCCGCGGCCAGTACCTGGGCCCCTCCAAAGACCAAGTGGGCCATCACCCGTACTACCGCACCAGCCAGGGCGACATCTGGACCATCCGGAAGCGCTTCCAGTGGTGCGGCGTGGCGATCCGGGCCAACGAGCTGCCGCCGGACGCGCCCGAGTACGCGGACATCGAGTACTACTTGACGTCGCTCAGCAACGGAAAGAAGGTCAATACCCCGAGCATGGGCCACTGA
- a CDS encoding LutB/LldF family L-lactate oxidation iron-sulfur protein, producing MQVTSRYFKARTREKLRDERLQQALAKLQTNFVDARARAVQELPNFEEIREAAAQIRERALANLDLYLEAFEKNATARGAQVHWAATHEDVARIVCEIARSHGVRKAVKSKSMVSEECNLNGALEAAGVEVIETDLGEYILQLAREPPSHIVAPVVHKNKDEISDLFEHKHRRPRKTAIEALCREAREMLRPHFLSADMGISGANFFCAETGSTLIVTNEGNGRMVTTLPRVHVAITGIEKVVPTLEDLATLLRLLPRSATGQSITNYVSITTGVRGEGDLDGPEHFHIVLVDAGRTSLLGTELQPMLRCIRCGACMNHCPVYQSVGGHAYGWVYPGPMGAVLTPAYVGLENALDLPHAATLCNQCGVVCPVKIPLPDLMRKLREEQMRQGLRPWPERAALWAWAWVAARPALYAWVTRIGARVLKRMGGEEGLLHRLPFGSGWTNGRDFPVPVGRTFRELYSSDEVEHEHRDL from the coding sequence ATGCAAGTCACGTCCAGGTACTTCAAGGCCCGCACCCGGGAGAAGCTCCGGGACGAGCGCCTTCAGCAGGCACTGGCCAAGCTGCAGACCAATTTCGTCGATGCTCGGGCGCGGGCGGTCCAGGAGTTGCCCAACTTCGAGGAAATCCGCGAGGCGGCGGCCCAGATCCGGGAGCGGGCGCTCGCCAACCTGGACCTGTACCTGGAGGCGTTCGAGAAGAACGCCACCGCCCGCGGTGCCCAGGTGCACTGGGCCGCCACCCACGAGGACGTGGCACGCATCGTGTGCGAAATCGCTCGCAGCCACGGGGTACGCAAGGCGGTCAAGTCCAAGTCCATGGTGTCGGAGGAGTGCAACCTCAACGGGGCGCTGGAGGCTGCCGGCGTGGAGGTGATAGAAACCGACCTGGGGGAATACATCCTGCAGCTTGCCCGCGAGCCGCCGTCCCACATCGTGGCGCCCGTGGTGCACAAGAACAAGGACGAGATTTCAGACTTGTTCGAGCACAAGCACCGTCGGCCCCGCAAGACGGCCATCGAGGCCCTGTGCCGGGAAGCCCGGGAGATGCTAAGGCCCCACTTCCTGTCGGCGGACATGGGGATTTCAGGCGCCAACTTCTTCTGCGCCGAGACCGGCTCTACCCTCATCGTCACCAACGAGGGCAACGGTCGCATGGTGACGACGCTGCCCCGGGTGCATGTGGCGATCACCGGGATCGAAAAGGTGGTGCCGACGCTGGAAGACCTCGCCACCCTGCTGCGGCTCTTGCCCCGCTCGGCCACCGGCCAGTCCATCACCAACTACGTGTCCATCACCACGGGCGTGAGGGGTGAGGGCGACCTGGACGGACCGGAACACTTCCATATCGTGCTGGTGGACGCAGGCCGCACTTCGCTCCTCGGTACGGAGTTGCAACCCATGCTCCGGTGCATCCGGTGCGGGGCCTGCATGAACCACTGCCCGGTGTACCAGAGCGTGGGCGGCCATGCTTACGGCTGGGTGTATCCAGGCCCCATGGGCGCGGTGCTCACGCCGGCCTACGTGGGGCTCGAGAACGCGCTGGACCTTCCTCACGCGGCGACGCTCTGCAATCAGTGCGGGGTCGTGTGCCCGGTGAAGATCCCCCTGCCGGATCTCATGCGCAAGCTCCGGGAAGAGCAGATGAGGCAGGGCCTGCGGCCCTGGCCCGAGCGGGCGGCGCTCTGGGCCTGGGCTTGGGTGGCCGCCCGGCCGGCGCTTTACGCGTGGGTGACGCGCATCGGCGCGCGGGTCCTCAAGCGCATGGGGGGCGAAGAGGGTCTCCTGCACCGGCTGCCCTTCGGCAGCGGCTGGACCAATGGGCGGGATTTTCCGGTGCCCGTGGGGAGAACGTTTCGTGAGCTTTATTCAAGCGACGAGGTGGAGCATGAGCACCGCGACCTCTAG
- the pbpG gene encoding D-alanyl-D-alanine endopeptidase: MGRVPAWVLAMLMIGAAQAQDHGALQEKASRTSAKTPVNLVLRTAASSRADVDGPQLKSAAALVLDSESGAELYAKNSTEVMPIASITKLMTAMVVLDARLPLDELIAIDAADVDTLKHSGSRLRVGTVLPRRELLRLALMASENRAAAALARTYPGGTRAFVRTMNVKAKLIGMAHTEFVEPTGLDSRNVSTARDLAKLVEAAAGYDLIRQFTTTPQARIKIPGTQRTMAFSNSNRLVAHKDWEIDVSKTGFIREAGRCLVMQARVAGRRVIIVLLDSWGKLTRIGDANRIKRWMESSSRALAVSG; encoded by the coding sequence ATGGGACGAGTGCCGGCCTGGGTGCTGGCCATGCTGATGATCGGCGCGGCGCAAGCCCAAGACCACGGCGCGCTGCAGGAGAAGGCTTCGAGGACCTCGGCCAAGACCCCGGTGAACCTCGTTCTTCGCACCGCGGCTTCTTCTAGGGCGGACGTGGACGGACCCCAGCTCAAGTCAGCCGCCGCCCTCGTGCTGGACTCGGAAAGCGGCGCCGAGCTCTACGCCAAGAACAGCACGGAGGTCATGCCCATCGCCTCCATCACCAAGCTGATGACGGCCATGGTGGTGCTGGATGCCCGGCTCCCGCTCGACGAACTGATCGCGATCGACGCGGCCGATGTGGATACCCTGAAGCACAGCGGCTCGCGGCTGCGAGTGGGGACGGTGCTGCCGCGACGGGAGCTCCTGCGCCTGGCGCTCATGGCTTCCGAGAACCGGGCTGCCGCCGCGCTGGCGCGCACGTATCCCGGTGGGACTCGGGCCTTCGTTCGCACCATGAACGTCAAGGCCAAGCTCATCGGCATGGCCCACACCGAGTTCGTCGAGCCCACCGGGCTTGACAGCCGCAATGTCTCCACCGCCCGGGACTTGGCGAAGCTGGTGGAAGCCGCGGCGGGCTACGACCTGATTCGGCAGTTCACCACTACGCCGCAGGCACGGATCAAGATTCCAGGCACTCAGCGCACCATGGCGTTCAGCAACTCCAACCGGCTCGTGGCCCACAAGGACTGGGAAATCGACGTCTCCAAGACAGGCTTCATCCGGGAGGCCGGCCGCTGCCTGGTGATGCAGGCTCGGGTGGCGGGCCGCCGGGTGATCATCGTCCTCCTGGACTCCTGGGGTAAACTGACCCGGATCGGCGACGCCAATCGCATCAAGCGCTGGATGGAGAGCTCGTCCCGCGCGCTGGCGGTTTCAGGCTGA
- a CDS encoding ABCB family ABC transporter ATP-binding protein/permease: MRTRDSAAPAAALRGEWRTLRRLLPYLWEFRGRVAAAVAFLLLAKLANVAVPVVLKEIVDALSGGKALLAVPLALLAAYGVLRLSTTLFTELREIVFARVTHRTARRIALEVFRHLHSLSLRFHLDRQTGGLSRDIERGVRGISSLMSYTLYSILPTLVEILLVTGVLLYLYDLRFALITFATLVAYVFFTVTVTEWRTKFRRQMNEEDSRANSRAIDSLLNYETVKYFGNEQHEARRYDENLRRFEAAAVKSTTSLSALNVGQSGIIAVGATLVVWQAAQGVVAGRMTIGDLVLVNAFMIQLYVPLNFLGVLYREIKQSLTDIERMFGLLGEHREIEDKPGAPALVAANPVVRFEDVRFSYDGRREILRGVTFEIAAGRTVAVVGHSGSGKSTLARLLFRFYDVTGGRITIDGIDIRDVTQASLRAAIGIVPQDTVLFNDTIFYNIQYGRPDATWEEVVAAARAAHIHDFIERLPDGYETRVGERGLKLSGGEKQRVAIARALLKNPRILVFDEATSALDSKSEKAIQAEIDRIARGRTTLMIAHRLSTIMHADEILVMDQGRIVERGRHGELLQRGGLYAQLWALQQREREAGPGEGEPAILTAGRTRG, from the coding sequence ATGCGTACCCGTGATTCGGCCGCGCCTGCCGCCGCCCTGAGGGGCGAGTGGCGCACGCTTCGTCGGCTGCTTCCCTACCTGTGGGAGTTTCGCGGCCGGGTGGCGGCTGCGGTGGCGTTCCTGCTGCTTGCCAAGCTCGCCAACGTGGCCGTGCCGGTGGTCCTCAAGGAAATCGTGGACGCGCTCTCCGGCGGCAAGGCGCTGCTTGCGGTCCCCTTGGCGCTGCTGGCGGCCTACGGCGTGCTGCGCCTTTCCACCACGCTGTTTACGGAGCTGCGCGAAATCGTGTTCGCCCGCGTCACCCATCGGACGGCGCGGCGCATCGCGTTGGAGGTCTTCCGCCACCTGCATTCGCTCTCCTTGCGCTTCCACCTGGACCGGCAGACGGGGGGCTTGTCGCGCGACATCGAGCGGGGCGTGCGGGGGATCTCCAGCCTCATGAGCTACACGCTGTACTCCATCCTTCCCACCCTCGTCGAGATTTTGCTGGTGACCGGCGTGCTGCTCTACCTGTACGACCTGAGGTTCGCGCTCATCACCTTCGCCACCCTCGTCGCCTACGTTTTTTTCACCGTCACCGTGACCGAATGGCGCACCAAGTTCCGGCGGCAGATGAACGAAGAGGATTCCCGCGCCAACAGCCGCGCCATCGACAGCCTGCTCAACTACGAGACGGTGAAGTACTTCGGCAACGAGCAGCACGAGGCGCGGCGCTACGACGAGAACCTGCGGCGCTTTGAAGCGGCGGCGGTGAAGAGCACCACCTCGCTCTCCGCCCTCAACGTGGGGCAGAGCGGCATCATCGCCGTCGGCGCGACGCTCGTCGTGTGGCAGGCGGCCCAGGGGGTGGTGGCGGGCCGTATGACCATCGGTGACCTGGTGCTGGTGAACGCTTTCATGATCCAGCTCTACGTGCCGCTCAACTTCCTGGGCGTGCTGTACCGGGAAATCAAGCAGTCCCTGACGGACATCGAGCGCATGTTCGGGCTGCTCGGCGAGCACCGCGAGATCGAGGACAAGCCTGGCGCGCCGGCGCTGGTCGCGGCAAACCCTGTTGTCCGTTTCGAGGACGTGCGCTTCAGCTACGACGGCCGGCGGGAGATTCTGCGCGGTGTGACCTTCGAGATCGCGGCCGGACGCACGGTGGCGGTGGTGGGTCACTCGGGGTCCGGCAAGTCGACGCTGGCGCGGTTGCTGTTCCGGTTCTACGACGTGACCGGCGGGCGCATCACCATCGACGGCATCGACATCCGCGATGTGACCCAAGCGAGCCTGCGCGCCGCCATCGGCATCGTGCCCCAGGATACGGTGCTGTTCAACGATACCATTTTCTACAATATCCAATACGGGCGGCCCGACGCGACGTGGGAGGAAGTGGTCGCGGCGGCCCGGGCCGCCCATATTCACGACTTCATCGAACGGCTGCCCGACGGCTACGAGACCCGGGTCGGGGAGCGGGGGCTCAAGCTCTCGGGCGGCGAGAAGCAGCGGGTGGCCATCGCCCGGGCGCTGCTCAAGAATCCCCGCATCCTGGTCTTCGATGAGGCGACTTCGGCGCTCGATTCCAAGTCGGAAAAAGCCATTCAGGCGGAAATCGACCGCATTGCGCGCGGCCGAACCACGCTCATGATCGCCCACCGGCTTTCCACCATCATGCATGCGGACGAGATCCTGGTGATGGACCAGGGGCGGATTGTGGAGCGGGGCCGGCACGGGGAGCTGCTGCAGCGTGGCGGCCTGTATGCCCAGCTTTGGGCGCTGCAGCAACGGGAGCGGGAGGCGGGGCCCGGCGAGGGGGAACCGGCGATCTTGACGGCGGGCCGGACGAGGGGCTGA
- a CDS encoding CoA-acylating methylmalonate-semialdehyde dehydrogenase, whose translation MSTATSRSVAGREPAVVPLWIGGQRVEPCTERSSEVTNPATGAVIRRVPLCGSVDVDRAVAAAGAAFPAWRNTPPLRRARILTRFRELMEAHRDELARLITEEHGKTLADAAGSVQRGLEVIEFASGAPHLLKGEHAQDVGRGVDCHSLLQPLGVCVGITPFNFPAMVPLWMFPVAIACGNTFVLKPSEKVPSASLRMAELFKEAGLPDGVFNVIHGDKEAVDGLLAHPDVRAVSFVGSTPVARYVYETAARHGKRVQALGGAKNHAVVLPDADLDFAADALVGAAYGSAGERCMAISAVVAVGDAGDALVERIAERARSLKVGPGTEPGVEMGPLVSRAHRDRVKRYVDQGEAEGAKLVVDGRNLRVPGHENGFFLGPTLFDHVTPAMSIYKDEIFGPVLVVVRARSFDEAVELVNRNPYGNGTAIFTRSGAAARRFQSEIEVGMVGINVPIPVPMAFFSFGGWKQSLFGDLHVHGMEGVYFYTRTKVVTTRWSESDLPGKNLSMPTLG comes from the coding sequence ATGAGCACCGCGACCTCTAGGTCGGTGGCCGGTCGGGAGCCCGCAGTCGTTCCCCTGTGGATCGGCGGGCAGCGGGTAGAACCTTGCACGGAGCGCTCAAGCGAGGTCACCAACCCCGCTACCGGCGCTGTCATTCGGCGTGTGCCGCTGTGCGGCTCCGTCGATGTGGACCGGGCGGTGGCCGCAGCCGGCGCGGCGTTTCCCGCGTGGCGAAACACCCCGCCGCTCAGGCGTGCGCGCATTCTCACCCGCTTCCGCGAGCTCATGGAGGCGCACCGCGACGAGCTGGCGCGGCTCATCACCGAAGAGCACGGCAAGACCCTGGCCGACGCCGCGGGCTCGGTGCAGCGGGGCCTCGAGGTGATCGAGTTCGCCTCCGGCGCGCCCCATCTTCTCAAGGGCGAGCATGCGCAGGATGTGGGCCGGGGGGTGGACTGCCACTCGCTGCTGCAACCCCTCGGCGTGTGTGTGGGCATCACGCCCTTCAACTTCCCGGCCATGGTGCCTCTGTGGATGTTTCCGGTGGCGATTGCCTGCGGCAACACGTTTGTGCTCAAGCCCTCGGAGAAGGTGCCGTCGGCCTCCCTGCGTATGGCCGAGCTCTTCAAAGAGGCAGGGCTGCCCGATGGGGTATTCAACGTGATCCACGGCGACAAGGAAGCGGTGGACGGACTCCTTGCGCACCCGGACGTGAGGGCAGTCTCTTTCGTCGGCTCCACGCCGGTCGCCAGGTACGTCTATGAGACCGCAGCCAGGCACGGCAAGCGGGTACAGGCCTTGGGCGGCGCCAAGAACCACGCGGTGGTGCTGCCCGACGCGGATCTCGATTTCGCCGCGGACGCGCTGGTCGGCGCGGCGTACGGATCGGCGGGGGAGCGCTGCATGGCCATCTCGGCGGTCGTGGCGGTGGGGGACGCGGGCGATGCGCTGGTGGAGAGAATCGCCGAGCGGGCGCGCAGCCTCAAGGTCGGACCGGGCACCGAGCCCGGCGTGGAGATGGGGCCCCTCGTCTCCCGGGCCCATCGCGACCGGGTGAAGCGCTACGTGGACCAGGGCGAGGCGGAAGGCGCCAAGCTGGTCGTGGACGGTCGCAACCTCCGGGTCCCAGGCCACGAGAACGGCTTTTTCCTCGGACCGACGCTCTTCGATCACGTCACACCGGCGATGTCCATCTACAAAGACGAGATCTTCGGCCCCGTGCTGGTGGTGGTGCGGGCCCGGAGCTTCGACGAGGCGGTGGAGCTCGTGAACCGCAATCCTTATGGTAACGGCACGGCGATCTTCACCCGCTCGGGTGCGGCGGCGCGGCGGTTCCAGAGCGAGATCGAGGTGGGCATGGTGGGAATAAACGTGCCGATCCCCGTGCCCATGGCGTTTTTTTCTTTCGGCGGCTGGAAGCAGTCCCTGTTCGGCGATCTGCATGTCCACGGCATGGAGGGCGTGTACTTCTACACCCGCACCAAGGTGGTGACGACCCGCTGGTCCGAGTCGGATCTGCCGGGCAAGAACCTGTCCATGCCCACGCTGGGGTGA
- a CDS encoding IclR family transcriptional regulator, whose translation MMALLDALAESPEPMNLKQLAIKTNLHPSTAHRILGVMVEHRLVDRIEPGTYRLGIHLLELGNLVKSRINIRDEALPFMQKLHEQIHETVNLSIRQGDEMVYVERLVSSRSAMRVVHLIGARAPLHITAVGKLFLLEDGPEKVREYAQRTGLPTFTRNTLNTLPKLIQELERVRKQGYAFDNEEAERGVSCIGAGIRDDEGRLVAGLSVSAPSERLNKGWASLVKEVADDISHALGYRPARALRR comes from the coding sequence ATGATGGCGCTGCTCGACGCCCTCGCCGAGAGTCCTGAGCCGATGAACCTCAAGCAGTTGGCCATCAAGACCAACCTTCACCCCTCCACTGCCCACCGTATCCTCGGCGTCATGGTGGAACACCGGCTGGTGGACCGTATCGAGCCGGGTACTTACCGTCTCGGCATCCACCTGCTGGAGCTGGGCAACCTGGTCAAAAGCCGGATCAACATCCGGGATGAAGCCCTGCCTTTCATGCAGAAGCTTCACGAGCAGATTCACGAGACGGTCAACCTTTCCATTCGCCAGGGCGACGAAATGGTCTACGTGGAGCGTCTCGTGTCCAGCCGCTCCGCCATGCGGGTCGTGCATTTGATCGGCGCCCGCGCCCCTCTGCACATCACAGCCGTCGGCAAGCTCTTTCTGCTGGAAGACGGGCCCGAAAAAGTTCGGGAGTACGCCCAAAGAACCGGGCTGCCCACGTTCACCCGCAACACCCTCAACACCCTGCCCAAGCTCATCCAGGAGCTGGAGCGCGTGCGCAAGCAGGGATACGCCTTCGACAACGAGGAAGCGGAACGGGGCGTCTCGTGTATCGGTGCCGGCATCCGCGACGACGAAGGCCGGCTGGTGGCGGGGCTGTCAGTTTCGGCACCCTCGGAGCGCCTCAACAAGGGGTGGGCCTCCCTAGTCAAGGAGGTGGCCGACGACATCTCTCACGCCCTCGGCTACCGCCCAGCGCGGGCGCTGCGGCGCTAA
- a CDS encoding (Fe-S)-binding protein encodes MRIGLFVTCLVDLLRPSIGFAALKLLRATGHEVVVPTTQTCCGQPGYNAGDRRGAQRLALKLLEEFENCDYVVVPSGSCGGMIRVHYPELLKEFPQRQEAVQRLAAKTYELTDFLVHVAKLRKIPGRLTGTITYHDACSGLREMGVKRQPRALLSMVEGLSIVEMQGAEQCCGFGGTFAVKFGEISTRIVDRKCQAIEATEADAVVLGDLGCMLNIEGRLRRRGNHRTRVLHVAEVLAGVDDPQVMVKGS; translated from the coding sequence GTGCGCATCGGGCTTTTTGTCACTTGTCTCGTCGATCTCCTCCGCCCCAGCATCGGGTTCGCGGCGTTGAAGCTCCTTCGGGCGACGGGGCACGAGGTCGTGGTGCCCACGACGCAAACGTGTTGCGGCCAACCGGGCTACAACGCCGGGGACCGCAGAGGAGCCCAGCGGCTGGCGCTGAAGTTGCTGGAGGAGTTCGAGAACTGCGACTACGTGGTGGTGCCCTCGGGTTCTTGCGGCGGCATGATCCGGGTCCACTACCCGGAGCTGCTCAAGGAATTTCCACAGCGGCAGGAGGCGGTGCAGCGGCTCGCCGCCAAGACCTACGAGCTCACCGACTTCCTGGTCCATGTCGCGAAGCTTCGGAAGATCCCAGGCCGGCTCACGGGCACCATTACCTACCACGACGCTTGCTCGGGCTTGCGGGAGATGGGCGTGAAGCGACAGCCCCGGGCGCTGCTGTCGATGGTGGAAGGCCTGTCCATCGTGGAGATGCAAGGGGCCGAGCAGTGCTGCGGCTTCGGTGGCACTTTCGCCGTCAAGTTCGGCGAGATTTCGACCCGCATCGTCGATCGCAAGTGCCAGGCGATCGAAGCCACCGAGGCCGATGCCGTGGTGCTGGGAGACTTGGGGTGCATGCTCAACATCGAGGGGCGGCTGCGTCGGCGGGGCAACCATCGCACCCGGGTGCTGCACGTGGCGGAGGTCTTGGCGGGCGTCGACGACCCCCAGGTCATGGTCAAGGGGTCCTGA